A genomic stretch from Gorilla gorilla gorilla isolate KB3781 chromosome 20, NHGRI_mGorGor1-v2.1_pri, whole genome shotgun sequence includes:
- the LMTK3 gene encoding serine/threonine-protein kinase LMTK3 isoform X2, whose product MESRHHLHLPAILDKMPAPGALILLAAVSASGCLASPAHPDGFALGRAPLAPPYAVVLISCSGLLAFIFLLLTCLCCKRGDVGFKEFENPEGEDCSGEYTPPAEETSSSQSLPDVYILPLAEVSLPMPAPQPSHSDMTTPLGLSRQHLSYLQEIGSGWFGKVILGEIFSDYTPAQVVVKELRASAGPLEQRKFISEAQPYRSLQHPNVLQCLGLCVETLPFLLIMEFCQLGDLKRYLRAQRPPEGLSPELPPRDLRTLQRMGLEIARGLAHLHSHNYVHSDLALRNCLLTSDLTVRIGDYGLAHSNYKEDYYLTPERLWIPLRWAAPELLGELHGTFMVVDQSRESNIWSLGVTLWELFEFGAQPYRHLSDEEVLAFVVRQQHVKLARPRLKLPYADYWYDILQSCWRPPAQRPSASDLQLQLTYLLSERPPRPPPPPPPPRDGPFPWPWPPAHSAPRPGTLSSPFPLLDGFPGADPDDVLTVTESSRGLNLECLWEKARRGAGRGGGAPAWQPASAPPAPHANPSNPFYEALSTPSVLPVISARSPSVSSEYYIRLEEHGSPPEPLFPNDWDPLDPGVPAPQAPQAPSEVPQLVSETWASPLFPAPRPFPAQSSASGSFLLSGWDPEGRGAGETLAGDPAEVLGERGTAPWVEEEEEEEEGSSPGEDSSSLGGGPSRRGPLPCPLCSREGACSCLPLERGDAVAGWGGHPALGCPHPPEDDSSLRAERGSLADLPMAPPASAPPEFLDPLMGAAAPQYPGRGPPPAPPPPPPPPRAPADPAASPDPPSAVASPGSGLSSPGPKPGDSGYETETPFSPEGAFPGGGAAEEEGVPRPRAPPEPPDPGAPRPPPDPGPLPLPGPREKPTFVVQVSTEQLLMSLREDVTRNLLGEKGATARETGPRKAGRGPGNREKVPGLNRDPTALGNGKQAPSLSLPVNGVTVLENGDQRAPGIEEKAAENGALGSPEREEKVLENGELTPPRREEKALENGELRSPEAGEKVLVNGGLTPPKSEDKVSENGGLRFPRNTERPPETGPWRAPGPWEKTPESWGPAPTIGEPAPETSLERAPAPSAVVSSRNGGETAPGPLGPAPKNGTLEPGTERRAPETGGAPRAPGAGRLDLGSGGRAPVGTGTAPGGGPGSGVDAKAGWVDNTRPQPPPPPLPPPPEAQPRRLEPAPPRARPEVAPEGEPGAPDSRAGGDTAPSGDGDPPKPERKGPEMPRLFLDLGPPQGNSEQIKARLSRLSLALPPLTLTPFPGPGPRRPPWEGADAGAAGGEAGGAGAPGPAEEDGEDEDEDEEEDEEAAAPGAAAGPRGPGRARAAPVPVVVSSADADAARPLRGLLKSPRGADEPEDSELERKRKMVSFHGDVTVYLFDQETPTNELSVQAPPEGDTDPSTPPAPPTPPHPATPGDGFPSNDSGFGGSFEWAEDFPLLPPPGPPLCFSRFSVSPALETPGPPARAPDARPAVSSLSPLSQQTPHPALEPAQTRRRPSDGRRQAGRPSPTPEPQFCLLWGLPPPPTLAHLCPISGLRLRPGTCRILIPPPFGEHGAQGQTRREKPRVLKAGWCEPEQGGHSWGLESSHSGTAALAWTLQCLTTV is encoded by the exons ATGGAGAG ccgccaccacctccacctccctgccaTCCTCGACAAGATGCCTGCCCCCGGCGCCCTCATCCTCCTTGCGGCCGTCTCCGCCTCCGGCTGCCTGGCGTCCCCGGCCCACCCCG ATGGATTCGCCCTGGGCCGGGCTCCTCTGGCTCCTCCCTACGCTGTGGTCCTCATTTCCTGCTCCGGCCTGCTGgccttcatcttcctcctcctcacctgTCTGTGCTGCAAACGGGGCGATGTCGGCTTCAAG gagtttgagaacccTGAAGGGGAGGACTGCTCCGGGGAGTACACTCCCCCTGCGGAGGAGACCTCCTCCTCACAGTCGCTGCCTGATGTCTACATTCTCCCGCTGGCTGAGGTCTCCCTGCCAATGCCTGCCCCGCAGCCTTCACACTCAG ACATGACCACCCCCCTGGGCCTTAGCCGGCAGCACCTGAGCTACCTGCAGGAGATTGGGAGTGGCTGGTTTGGGAAG GTGATCCTGGGAGAGATTTTCTCCGACTACACCCCCGCCCAGGTGGTGGTGAAGGAGCTCCGAGCCAGCGCGGGGCCCCTGGAGCAACGCAAGTTCATCTCGGAAGCACAGCCGTACAG GAGCCTGCAGCACCCCAATGTCCTCCAGTGCCTGGGACTGTGCGTGGAGACGCTGCCGTTTCTGCTGATTATGGAGTTCTGTCAACTG gGGGACCTGAAGCGTTACCTCCGAGCCCAGCGGCCCCCCGAGGGCCTGTCCCCTGAGCTACCCCCTCGAGACCTGCGGACGCTGCAGAGGATGGGCCTGGAGATCGCCCGCGGGCTGGCGCACCTGCATTCCCACAACTACGTGCACAG CGACCTGGCCCTGCGCAACTGCCTGCTGACCTCTGACCTGACCGTGCGCATCGGAGACTACGGGCTGGCCCACAGCAACTACAAG GAGGACTACTACCTGACCCCAGAGCGCCTGTGGATCCCACTTCGCTGGGCGGCGCCCGAGCTCCTCGGGGAGCTCCACGGGACCTTCATGGTGGTGGACCAGAGCCGCGAGAGCAACATCTG GTCCCTGGGGGTGACCCTGTGGGAGCTGTTTGAGTTTGGGGCCCAGCCCTACCGCCACCTGTCAGACGAGGAGGTCCTCGCCTTCGTGGTCCGCCAGCAGCATGTGAAGCTGGCCCGGCCGAGGCTCAAGCTGCCTTACGCGGACTACTG GTATGACATTCTTCAGTCCTGCTGGCGGCCACCTGCCCAGCGCCCTTCAGCCTCTGATCTCCAATTGCAGCTCACCTACTTGCTCTCCGAGCGGCCTCCCCGGCCCCCACCGCCGCCACCCCCACCCCGAGACGGTCCCttcccctggccctggccccctGCACACAGTGCGCCCCGCCCGGGGACCCTCTCCTCACCGTTCCCCCTACTGGATGGCTTCCCTGGAGCCGACCCCGACGATGTGCTCACGGTCACCGAGAGTAGCCGCGGCCTCAACCTCGAGTGCCTGTGGGAGAAGGCCCGGCGTGGGGCCGGCCGGGGTGGGGGGGCACCTGCCTGGCAGCCGGCGTCGGCCCCCCCGGCCCCCCACGCCAACCCCTCCAACCCTTTCTACGAGGCGCTGTCCACGCCCAGCGTGCTGCCTGTCATCAGCGCCCGCAGTCCCTCCGTGAGCAGCGAGTACTACATCCGCTTGGAGGAGCACGGCTCCCCTCCTGAGCCCCTCTTCCCCAACGACTGGGACCCCCTGGACCCAGGAGTGCCCGCTCCTCAGGCCCCCCAGGCCCCCTCCGAGGTCCCCCAGCTGGTGTCCGAGACCTGGGCCTCCCCCCTCTTCCCTGCGCCCCGGCCCTTCCCAGCCCAGTCCTCAGCGTCAGGCAGCTTCCTGCTGAGCGGCTGGGACCCCGAGGGCCGGGGCGCCGGGGAGACCCTGGCGGGAGACCCTGCCGAGGTCCTGGGGGAGCGGGGGACCGCCCCGTGggtggaagaagaagaggaggaggaggagggcagctCCCCAGGGGAAGACAGCAGCAGCCTTGGAGGTGGCCCGAGCCGCCGGGGTCCCCTACCCTGTCCCCTGTGCAGCCGCGAGGGGGCTTGCTCCTGCCTGCCACTGGAGCGGGGGGACGCCGTAGCAGGCTGGGGAGGCCACCCTGCTCTTGGCTGCCCCCACCCCCCCGAGGACGACTCCTCGCTGCGGGCAGAGCGGGGCTCCCTGGCCGACTTGCCCATGGCcccccccgcctcggccccccCCGAGTTTCTGGACCCCCTCATGGGGGCGGCGGCGCCCCAGTACCCCGGGCGGGGGCCACCTCCCGCTCCCCCCCCCCCGCCGCCACCTCCTCGGGCCCCCGCGGACCCGGCCGCGTCCCCCGACCCCCCTTCGGCCGTGGCCAGTCCCGGTTCAGGCCTCTCGTCGCCGGGCCCCAAGCCGGGGGACAGCGGCTACGAGACCGAGACCCCTTTTTCCCCAGAGGGAGCCTTCCCAGGTGGGGGGGCGGCCGAAGAGGAAGGGGTCCCTCGGCCGCGGGCTCCCCCCGAGCCACCCGACCCAGGAGCGCCCCGGCCACCTCCAGACCCGGGTCCGCTCCCACTCCCGGGGCCCCGGGAGAAGCCGACCTTCGTGGTTCAAGTGAGCACGGAACAGCTGCTGATGTCCCTGCGGGAGGATGTGACAAGGAACCTCCTGGGGGAGAAGGGGGCGACAGCCCGGGAGACAGGACCCAGGAAGGCGGGGAGAGGCCCCGGGAACAGAGAGAAAGTCCCGGGCCTGAACAGGGACCCGACAGCCCTGGGCAACGGGAAACAAGCCCCAAGCCTGAGCCTCCCAGTGAACGGGGTGACAGTGCTGGAGAACGGGGACCAGAGAGCCCCGGGCATCGAGGAGAAGGCGGCGGAGAATGGGGCCCTGGGGTCCCccgagagagaagagaaagtgcTGGAGAATGGGGAGCTGACACCCccaaggagggaggagaaagcgCTGGAGAATGGGGAGCTGAGGTCCCCAGAGGCCGGGGAGAAGGTGCTGGTGAATGGGGGCCTGACACCCCCAAAGAGCGAGGACAAGGTGTCAGAGAATGGGGGCCTGAGATTCCCCAGGAACACGGAGAGGCCACCAGAGACTGGGCCTTGGAGAGCCCCAGGGCCCTGGGAGAAGACGCCCGAGAGTTGGGGTCCAGCCCCCACGATCGGGGAGCCAGCCCCAGAGACCTCTCTGGAgagagcccctgcacccagcgcAGTGGTCTCCTCCCGGAACGGCGGGGAGACAGCCCCTGGCCCCCTTGGCCCAGCCCCCAAGAACGGGACGCTGGAACCCGGGACCGAGAGGAGAGCCCCCGAGACTGGGGGGGCGCCGAGAGCCCCAGGGGCTGGGAGGCTGGACCTCGGGAGTGGGGGCCGAGCCCCAGTGGGCACGGGGACGGCCCCCGGCGGCGGCCCCGGAAGCGGCGTGGACGCAAAGGCCGGATGGGTAGACAACACGAGGCCGCAGCCACCGCCGCCACCGCTGCCACCGCCACCGGAGGCACAGCCGAGGAGGCTGGAGCCAGCGCCCCCGAGAGCCAGGCCGGAGGTGGCCCCCGAGGGAGAGCCCGGGGCCCCAGACAGCAGGGCCGGCGGAGACACGGCACCCAGCGGAGACGGGGACCCCCCCAAGCCCGAGAGGAAGGGCCCCGAGATGCCACGACTATTCTTGGACTTGGGACCCCCTCAGGGGAACAGCGAGCAGATCAAAG CCAGGCTCTCCCGGCTCTCGCTGGCGCTGCCGCCGCTCACGCTCACGCCATTCCCGGGGCCGGGCCCGCGGCGACCCCCGTGGGAGGGCGCGGACGCCGGGGCGGCTGGCGGGGAGGCCGGCGGGGCGGGGGCGCCGGGGCCGGCGGAGGAGGACGGGGAGGACGAGGacgaggacgaggaggaggacgaggaggcgGCGGCGCCGGGCGCGGCGGCGGGGCCGCGGGGCCCCGGGAGGGCGCGAGCAGCCCCGGTGCCCGTCGTGGTGAGCAGCGCCGACGCGGACGCGGCCCGCCCGCTGCGGGGGCTGCTCAAGTCTCCGCGCGGGGCCGACGAGCCAGAGGACAGCGAGCTGGAGAGGAAGCGCAAGATGGTCTCCTTCCACGGGGACGTGACCGTCTACCTCTTCGACCAG GAGACGCCAACCAACGAGCTGAGCGTCCAGGCCCCCCCCGAGGGGGACACGGACCCGTCAACGCCTCCAGCGCCCCCGACGCCTCCCCACCCCGCCACCCCCGGAGATGGGTTTCCCAGCAACGACAGCGGCTTTG GAGGCAGTTTCGAGTGGGCGGAGgatttccccctcctcccccctccagGCCCCCCGCTGTGCTTCTCCCGCTTCTCCGTCTCGCCTGCGCTGGAGACCCCGGGGCCACCCGCCCGGGCCCCCGACGCCCGGCCCGCAG tctcttctctctcccctctcagtCAACAGACACCCCACCCAGCTCTGGAACCAGCTCAGACCAGGCGACGTCCATCAGACGGTCGTAGGCAGGCAGGCCGGCCGTCCCCAACCCCCGAGCCTCAGTTTTGCCTTCTGTGGGGATTACCCCCACCCCCGACTCTTGCCCATCTTTGTCCCATCTCTGGGCTCAGACTCCGGCCTGGCACTTGCCGGATCCTGATCCCACCTCCGTTTGGGGAACACGGTGCTCAGGGGCAGACAAGGAGAGAGAAACCCAGAGTGCTCAAAGCCGGTTGGTGTGAACCAGAGCAGGGAGGACACAGCTGGGGGTTAGAGAGCAGTCACAGCGGCACCGCTGCTCTCGCGTGGACCCTGCAGTGCCTCACCACAGTTTAA
- the LMTK3 gene encoding serine/threonine-protein kinase LMTK3 isoform X1, whose product MERSAPRVGVRASGRHHLHLPAILDKMPAPGALILLAAVSASGCLASPAHPDGFALGRAPLAPPYAVVLISCSGLLAFIFLLLTCLCCKRGDVGFKEFENPEGEDCSGEYTPPAEETSSSQSLPDVYILPLAEVSLPMPAPQPSHSDMTTPLGLSRQHLSYLQEIGSGWFGKVILGEIFSDYTPAQVVVKELRASAGPLEQRKFISEAQPYRSLQHPNVLQCLGLCVETLPFLLIMEFCQLGDLKRYLRAQRPPEGLSPELPPRDLRTLQRMGLEIARGLAHLHSHNYVHSDLALRNCLLTSDLTVRIGDYGLAHSNYKEDYYLTPERLWIPLRWAAPELLGELHGTFMVVDQSRESNIWSLGVTLWELFEFGAQPYRHLSDEEVLAFVVRQQHVKLARPRLKLPYADYWYDILQSCWRPPAQRPSASDLQLQLTYLLSERPPRPPPPPPPPRDGPFPWPWPPAHSAPRPGTLSSPFPLLDGFPGADPDDVLTVTESSRGLNLECLWEKARRGAGRGGGAPAWQPASAPPAPHANPSNPFYEALSTPSVLPVISARSPSVSSEYYIRLEEHGSPPEPLFPNDWDPLDPGVPAPQAPQAPSEVPQLVSETWASPLFPAPRPFPAQSSASGSFLLSGWDPEGRGAGETLAGDPAEVLGERGTAPWVEEEEEEEEGSSPGEDSSSLGGGPSRRGPLPCPLCSREGACSCLPLERGDAVAGWGGHPALGCPHPPEDDSSLRAERGSLADLPMAPPASAPPEFLDPLMGAAAPQYPGRGPPPAPPPPPPPPRAPADPAASPDPPSAVASPGSGLSSPGPKPGDSGYETETPFSPEGAFPGGGAAEEEGVPRPRAPPEPPDPGAPRPPPDPGPLPLPGPREKPTFVVQVSTEQLLMSLREDVTRNLLGEKGATARETGPRKAGRGPGNREKVPGLNRDPTALGNGKQAPSLSLPVNGVTVLENGDQRAPGIEEKAAENGALGSPEREEKVLENGELTPPRREEKALENGELRSPEAGEKVLVNGGLTPPKSEDKVSENGGLRFPRNTERPPETGPWRAPGPWEKTPESWGPAPTIGEPAPETSLERAPAPSAVVSSRNGGETAPGPLGPAPKNGTLEPGTERRAPETGGAPRAPGAGRLDLGSGGRAPVGTGTAPGGGPGSGVDAKAGWVDNTRPQPPPPPLPPPPEAQPRRLEPAPPRARPEVAPEGEPGAPDSRAGGDTAPSGDGDPPKPERKGPEMPRLFLDLGPPQGNSEQIKARLSRLSLALPPLTLTPFPGPGPRRPPWEGADAGAAGGEAGGAGAPGPAEEDGEDEDEDEEEDEEAAAPGAAAGPRGPGRARAAPVPVVVSSADADAARPLRGLLKSPRGADEPEDSELERKRKMVSFHGDVTVYLFDQETPTNELSVQAPPEGDTDPSTPPAPPTPPHPATPGDGFPSNDSGFGGSFEWAEDFPLLPPPGPPLCFSRFSVSPALETPGPPARAPDARPAVSSLSPLSQQTPHPALEPAQTRRRPSDGRRQAGRPSPTPEPQFCLLWGLPPPPTLAHLCPISGLRLRPGTCRILIPPPFGEHGAQGQTRREKPRVLKAGWCEPEQGGHSWGLESSHSGTAALAWTLQCLTTV is encoded by the exons ATGGAGAGGTCCGCGCCCAGGGTGGGAGTCCGCGCTTCCGG ccgccaccacctccacctccctgccaTCCTCGACAAGATGCCTGCCCCCGGCGCCCTCATCCTCCTTGCGGCCGTCTCCGCCTCCGGCTGCCTGGCGTCCCCGGCCCACCCCG ATGGATTCGCCCTGGGCCGGGCTCCTCTGGCTCCTCCCTACGCTGTGGTCCTCATTTCCTGCTCCGGCCTGCTGgccttcatcttcctcctcctcacctgTCTGTGCTGCAAACGGGGCGATGTCGGCTTCAAG gagtttgagaacccTGAAGGGGAGGACTGCTCCGGGGAGTACACTCCCCCTGCGGAGGAGACCTCCTCCTCACAGTCGCTGCCTGATGTCTACATTCTCCCGCTGGCTGAGGTCTCCCTGCCAATGCCTGCCCCGCAGCCTTCACACTCAG ACATGACCACCCCCCTGGGCCTTAGCCGGCAGCACCTGAGCTACCTGCAGGAGATTGGGAGTGGCTGGTTTGGGAAG GTGATCCTGGGAGAGATTTTCTCCGACTACACCCCCGCCCAGGTGGTGGTGAAGGAGCTCCGAGCCAGCGCGGGGCCCCTGGAGCAACGCAAGTTCATCTCGGAAGCACAGCCGTACAG GAGCCTGCAGCACCCCAATGTCCTCCAGTGCCTGGGACTGTGCGTGGAGACGCTGCCGTTTCTGCTGATTATGGAGTTCTGTCAACTG gGGGACCTGAAGCGTTACCTCCGAGCCCAGCGGCCCCCCGAGGGCCTGTCCCCTGAGCTACCCCCTCGAGACCTGCGGACGCTGCAGAGGATGGGCCTGGAGATCGCCCGCGGGCTGGCGCACCTGCATTCCCACAACTACGTGCACAG CGACCTGGCCCTGCGCAACTGCCTGCTGACCTCTGACCTGACCGTGCGCATCGGAGACTACGGGCTGGCCCACAGCAACTACAAG GAGGACTACTACCTGACCCCAGAGCGCCTGTGGATCCCACTTCGCTGGGCGGCGCCCGAGCTCCTCGGGGAGCTCCACGGGACCTTCATGGTGGTGGACCAGAGCCGCGAGAGCAACATCTG GTCCCTGGGGGTGACCCTGTGGGAGCTGTTTGAGTTTGGGGCCCAGCCCTACCGCCACCTGTCAGACGAGGAGGTCCTCGCCTTCGTGGTCCGCCAGCAGCATGTGAAGCTGGCCCGGCCGAGGCTCAAGCTGCCTTACGCGGACTACTG GTATGACATTCTTCAGTCCTGCTGGCGGCCACCTGCCCAGCGCCCTTCAGCCTCTGATCTCCAATTGCAGCTCACCTACTTGCTCTCCGAGCGGCCTCCCCGGCCCCCACCGCCGCCACCCCCACCCCGAGACGGTCCCttcccctggccctggccccctGCACACAGTGCGCCCCGCCCGGGGACCCTCTCCTCACCGTTCCCCCTACTGGATGGCTTCCCTGGAGCCGACCCCGACGATGTGCTCACGGTCACCGAGAGTAGCCGCGGCCTCAACCTCGAGTGCCTGTGGGAGAAGGCCCGGCGTGGGGCCGGCCGGGGTGGGGGGGCACCTGCCTGGCAGCCGGCGTCGGCCCCCCCGGCCCCCCACGCCAACCCCTCCAACCCTTTCTACGAGGCGCTGTCCACGCCCAGCGTGCTGCCTGTCATCAGCGCCCGCAGTCCCTCCGTGAGCAGCGAGTACTACATCCGCTTGGAGGAGCACGGCTCCCCTCCTGAGCCCCTCTTCCCCAACGACTGGGACCCCCTGGACCCAGGAGTGCCCGCTCCTCAGGCCCCCCAGGCCCCCTCCGAGGTCCCCCAGCTGGTGTCCGAGACCTGGGCCTCCCCCCTCTTCCCTGCGCCCCGGCCCTTCCCAGCCCAGTCCTCAGCGTCAGGCAGCTTCCTGCTGAGCGGCTGGGACCCCGAGGGCCGGGGCGCCGGGGAGACCCTGGCGGGAGACCCTGCCGAGGTCCTGGGGGAGCGGGGGACCGCCCCGTGggtggaagaagaagaggaggaggaggagggcagctCCCCAGGGGAAGACAGCAGCAGCCTTGGAGGTGGCCCGAGCCGCCGGGGTCCCCTACCCTGTCCCCTGTGCAGCCGCGAGGGGGCTTGCTCCTGCCTGCCACTGGAGCGGGGGGACGCCGTAGCAGGCTGGGGAGGCCACCCTGCTCTTGGCTGCCCCCACCCCCCCGAGGACGACTCCTCGCTGCGGGCAGAGCGGGGCTCCCTGGCCGACTTGCCCATGGCcccccccgcctcggccccccCCGAGTTTCTGGACCCCCTCATGGGGGCGGCGGCGCCCCAGTACCCCGGGCGGGGGCCACCTCCCGCTCCCCCCCCCCCGCCGCCACCTCCTCGGGCCCCCGCGGACCCGGCCGCGTCCCCCGACCCCCCTTCGGCCGTGGCCAGTCCCGGTTCAGGCCTCTCGTCGCCGGGCCCCAAGCCGGGGGACAGCGGCTACGAGACCGAGACCCCTTTTTCCCCAGAGGGAGCCTTCCCAGGTGGGGGGGCGGCCGAAGAGGAAGGGGTCCCTCGGCCGCGGGCTCCCCCCGAGCCACCCGACCCAGGAGCGCCCCGGCCACCTCCAGACCCGGGTCCGCTCCCACTCCCGGGGCCCCGGGAGAAGCCGACCTTCGTGGTTCAAGTGAGCACGGAACAGCTGCTGATGTCCCTGCGGGAGGATGTGACAAGGAACCTCCTGGGGGAGAAGGGGGCGACAGCCCGGGAGACAGGACCCAGGAAGGCGGGGAGAGGCCCCGGGAACAGAGAGAAAGTCCCGGGCCTGAACAGGGACCCGACAGCCCTGGGCAACGGGAAACAAGCCCCAAGCCTGAGCCTCCCAGTGAACGGGGTGACAGTGCTGGAGAACGGGGACCAGAGAGCCCCGGGCATCGAGGAGAAGGCGGCGGAGAATGGGGCCCTGGGGTCCCccgagagagaagagaaagtgcTGGAGAATGGGGAGCTGACACCCccaaggagggaggagaaagcgCTGGAGAATGGGGAGCTGAGGTCCCCAGAGGCCGGGGAGAAGGTGCTGGTGAATGGGGGCCTGACACCCCCAAAGAGCGAGGACAAGGTGTCAGAGAATGGGGGCCTGAGATTCCCCAGGAACACGGAGAGGCCACCAGAGACTGGGCCTTGGAGAGCCCCAGGGCCCTGGGAGAAGACGCCCGAGAGTTGGGGTCCAGCCCCCACGATCGGGGAGCCAGCCCCAGAGACCTCTCTGGAgagagcccctgcacccagcgcAGTGGTCTCCTCCCGGAACGGCGGGGAGACAGCCCCTGGCCCCCTTGGCCCAGCCCCCAAGAACGGGACGCTGGAACCCGGGACCGAGAGGAGAGCCCCCGAGACTGGGGGGGCGCCGAGAGCCCCAGGGGCTGGGAGGCTGGACCTCGGGAGTGGGGGCCGAGCCCCAGTGGGCACGGGGACGGCCCCCGGCGGCGGCCCCGGAAGCGGCGTGGACGCAAAGGCCGGATGGGTAGACAACACGAGGCCGCAGCCACCGCCGCCACCGCTGCCACCGCCACCGGAGGCACAGCCGAGGAGGCTGGAGCCAGCGCCCCCGAGAGCCAGGCCGGAGGTGGCCCCCGAGGGAGAGCCCGGGGCCCCAGACAGCAGGGCCGGCGGAGACACGGCACCCAGCGGAGACGGGGACCCCCCCAAGCCCGAGAGGAAGGGCCCCGAGATGCCACGACTATTCTTGGACTTGGGACCCCCTCAGGGGAACAGCGAGCAGATCAAAG CCAGGCTCTCCCGGCTCTCGCTGGCGCTGCCGCCGCTCACGCTCACGCCATTCCCGGGGCCGGGCCCGCGGCGACCCCCGTGGGAGGGCGCGGACGCCGGGGCGGCTGGCGGGGAGGCCGGCGGGGCGGGGGCGCCGGGGCCGGCGGAGGAGGACGGGGAGGACGAGGacgaggacgaggaggaggacgaggaggcgGCGGCGCCGGGCGCGGCGGCGGGGCCGCGGGGCCCCGGGAGGGCGCGAGCAGCCCCGGTGCCCGTCGTGGTGAGCAGCGCCGACGCGGACGCGGCCCGCCCGCTGCGGGGGCTGCTCAAGTCTCCGCGCGGGGCCGACGAGCCAGAGGACAGCGAGCTGGAGAGGAAGCGCAAGATGGTCTCCTTCCACGGGGACGTGACCGTCTACCTCTTCGACCAG GAGACGCCAACCAACGAGCTGAGCGTCCAGGCCCCCCCCGAGGGGGACACGGACCCGTCAACGCCTCCAGCGCCCCCGACGCCTCCCCACCCCGCCACCCCCGGAGATGGGTTTCCCAGCAACGACAGCGGCTTTG GAGGCAGTTTCGAGTGGGCGGAGgatttccccctcctcccccctccagGCCCCCCGCTGTGCTTCTCCCGCTTCTCCGTCTCGCCTGCGCTGGAGACCCCGGGGCCACCCGCCCGGGCCCCCGACGCCCGGCCCGCAG tctcttctctctcccctctcagtCAACAGACACCCCACCCAGCTCTGGAACCAGCTCAGACCAGGCGACGTCCATCAGACGGTCGTAGGCAGGCAGGCCGGCCGTCCCCAACCCCCGAGCCTCAGTTTTGCCTTCTGTGGGGATTACCCCCACCCCCGACTCTTGCCCATCTTTGTCCCATCTCTGGGCTCAGACTCCGGCCTGGCACTTGCCGGATCCTGATCCCACCTCCGTTTGGGGAACACGGTGCTCAGGGGCAGACAAGGAGAGAGAAACCCAGAGTGCTCAAAGCCGGTTGGTGTGAACCAGAGCAGGGAGGACACAGCTGGGGGTTAGAGAGCAGTCACAGCGGCACCGCTGCTCTCGCGTGGACCCTGCAGTGCCTCACCACAGTTTAA